A single genomic interval of Solimonas sp. K1W22B-7 harbors:
- a CDS encoding SIR2 family NAD-dependent protein deacylase: MGQSDQPLDDLLDRAAGLLRGARRVLAITGAGISADSGLPTYRGIGGLYEDAATEDGLAIEDALSGDMFRSRPEVCWKYIHQLERSCRGARYNAAHAALAALQQRFDPLTVLTQNIDGFHVDAGSADVIEIHGNLRELYCVQCGASREISDFARIDKLPPRCADCGGIERPRVVLFGEMLPEPALDRLQAVLERGVDAVLSIGTTSVFPYIAAPVLMARRWGAPSIEINPGTSEVSGVVDLRLRARAIDVLPALLERLAA; the protein is encoded by the coding sequence ATGGGCCAATCCGACCAGCCTCTGGACGACCTTCTCGACCGCGCAGCCGGCCTGCTGCGCGGCGCCCGGCGCGTGCTGGCCATTACCGGGGCCGGCATCTCGGCCGACTCCGGCCTGCCGACCTACCGCGGCATCGGCGGGCTTTACGAGGATGCCGCCACCGAGGACGGCCTGGCGATCGAGGATGCGCTGTCCGGCGACATGTTCCGCAGCCGCCCGGAGGTCTGCTGGAAGTACATCCACCAGCTGGAACGCAGCTGCCGCGGAGCCCGCTACAACGCCGCCCATGCTGCCCTTGCTGCATTGCAGCAAAGGTTCGACCCGCTCACCGTGCTGACCCAGAACATCGACGGCTTCCATGTCGACGCCGGCTCGGCCGACGTCATCGAGATCCACGGCAACCTGCGCGAGCTGTACTGCGTGCAATGCGGCGCCTCGCGCGAAATCAGCGACTTCGCCCGCATCGACAAGCTGCCGCCGCGTTGCGCCGACTGCGGCGGCATCGAGCGCCCGCGCGTGGTGCTGTTCGGCGAAATGCTGCCGGAGCCGGCCCTGGATCGCCTGCAGGCCGTGCTGGAACGGGGCGTGGACGCCGTGCTGAGCATCGGCACCACCAGCGTGTTCCCGTACATCGCCGCGCCGGTGCTGATGGCGCGGCGCTGGGGTGCGCCGAGCATCGAGATCAATCCCGGCACCAGCGAGGTGTCCGGCGTGGTGGACCTGCGCCTGCGCGCGCGCGCCATCGACGTGTTGCCGGCATTGCTTGAGAGACTCGCCGCATGA
- a CDS encoding vWA domain-containing protein encodes MRCQPLLLSLSSATLVLLAACANTQGSRDADAAAVAPPPPPELQALGDLRGDSSTSAVSGSVAGLPAAEADADGVLDPAEDERMEAYGAAVAAPAAKRKASEVRGRLAQAPSLMMPQPQVEDRENYAKIEANPVRLVAENPVSTFSIDVDTGSYSNVRRFLNGGSLPPQDAVRVEELVNYFDYDDPLPRDRSRPFSLHTEIAPTPWNAKTRLLRVAIRGWQPSGPRPASNLVFLVDVSGSMDEPNKLPLVKSSLKLLTRQLGAQDRISLVVYAGASGVVLEPTAGNDTAAIESALDRLSAGGSTNGGEGIRLAYAMAQRAFIQGGNNRVLLATDGDFNVGTTSFETLVDLVEEKRKGGVALTTLGFGGGNYNDRLMEQLADAGNGNHAYIDTLAEAQKALVDQRDATLTTIARDVKIQLEFNPAVVSEYRLIGYENRQLAREDFSNDKVDAGEIGAGHRVTALYEIALAGEGGGRVEPLRYGSKRAGMPAGDELGFLRLRYKRPQDGMDAASLLIEQPLLRRDIATSLDGTSEAYRLSAAVAGFGQLLRGGQYTGSFGYTQVERLARDARGRDSHGYAGEFLQLVKLAQGLSTGQARAQIGE; translated from the coding sequence ATGCGTTGCCAACCCCTGCTGCTGTCCTTGTCCAGCGCCACCCTGGTGCTGCTCGCCGCCTGCGCCAATACGCAAGGTTCCCGTGATGCCGATGCGGCGGCGGTGGCGCCGCCACCACCGCCTGAACTGCAGGCGCTGGGGGACTTGAGGGGTGATTCCAGCACCTCTGCGGTGTCCGGATCGGTGGCCGGGTTGCCGGCCGCGGAAGCCGACGCCGACGGCGTACTCGATCCGGCCGAGGACGAGCGGATGGAGGCTTATGGCGCGGCGGTGGCGGCGCCCGCTGCGAAGAGGAAGGCCTCGGAGGTCCGCGGCAGGCTGGCCCAGGCACCGTCGTTGATGATGCCGCAGCCGCAGGTCGAAGACCGCGAGAACTACGCGAAGATCGAGGCCAACCCGGTGCGCCTGGTGGCGGAGAACCCGGTGTCCACCTTCAGCATCGACGTGGACACCGGCAGCTACAGCAACGTCCGGCGATTCCTGAACGGCGGCAGCCTGCCGCCGCAGGACGCGGTGCGGGTGGAGGAACTGGTCAACTACTTCGATTACGACGATCCGCTGCCGCGCGACCGCAGCCGGCCGTTCAGCCTGCACACCGAGATTGCGCCGACGCCCTGGAACGCGAAGACCAGGCTGCTGCGCGTGGCGATCCGCGGCTGGCAGCCGAGCGGGCCGCGCCCCGCGTCCAACCTGGTGTTCCTGGTCGATGTCTCCGGTTCCATGGACGAGCCCAACAAGCTGCCGCTGGTGAAGTCCTCGCTCAAGCTGTTGACGCGGCAGCTCGGTGCGCAGGACCGCATCAGCCTGGTGGTCTATGCCGGCGCGTCGGGCGTGGTGCTGGAGCCCACCGCCGGCAACGACACCGCGGCGATCGAGAGCGCGCTGGACCGGCTCAGCGCCGGCGGTTCCACCAACGGCGGCGAGGGGATCCGCCTGGCCTACGCGATGGCGCAGCGCGCCTTCATCCAGGGCGGCAACAACAGGGTCCTGCTGGCCACCGACGGTGATTTCAACGTCGGCACCACCAGCTTCGAGACGCTGGTCGACCTGGTGGAAGAGAAGCGCAAGGGCGGCGTGGCGCTGACCACGCTGGGCTTCGGCGGCGGCAACTACAACGATCGCCTGATGGAGCAGCTGGCCGACGCCGGCAACGGCAACCACGCCTACATCGACACGCTGGCCGAGGCGCAGAAGGCGCTGGTGGACCAGCGCGATGCCACGCTGACGACGATCGCGCGCGACGTGAAGATCCAGCTGGAGTTCAACCCGGCCGTGGTCAGCGAGTACCGCCTGATCGGCTACGAAAACCGCCAGCTGGCGCGCGAGGATTTCAGCAACGACAAGGTCGATGCCGGCGAGATCGGCGCCGGGCACCGCGTCACCGCGCTGTACGAGATCGCGCTGGCAGGCGAGGGCGGCGGGCGGGTGGAACCGCTGCGTTACGGCAGTAAGCGTGCGGGCATGCCGGCCGGCGACGAACTGGGCTTCCTGCGCCTGCGCTACAAGCGTCCGCAGGACGGCATGGATGCGGCGAGCCTGTTGATCGAGCAGCCCTTGCTGCGCCGTGACATTGCCACCAGCCTGGACGGCACCAGCGAGGCTTACCGCCTGTCGGCCGCGGTGGCAGGCTTCGGCCAGCTGCTGCGCGGCGGCCAGTACACCGGCAGCTTCGGCTACACTCAGGTCGAGCGGCTGGCGCGCGATGCGCGGGGCCGCGACAGCCACGGCTACGCAGGCGAGTTCCTGCAGCTGGTCAAGCTGGCGCAGGGCCTTTCCAC
- a CDS encoding DUF2846 domain-containing protein, with protein MALDKDSSRGWQRIAVSVSWGVDPVNGGRREMGLRQNAKHLKQMLPPTPPFPGKNPKMMRSCLLALVLLLTACASAKGPQYRSGPAAQIDESIIYVYRPWALPAGGYTARLQMDGMAPKNLKNASYISFRVLPGRHSLRTVKKGFQDWGGKVQEISLDTLGGQVYFIKYDVTGSAMATGGTPPVVVSSSLDMRLVPNYSAEAEMQELRESD; from the coding sequence GTGGCGCTGGACAAGGACAGCAGCAGGGGTTGGCAACGCATCGCAGTCTCCGTTTCGTGGGGTGTTGATCCTGTAAACGGGGGACGGCGGGAAATGGGGTTAAGGCAGAATGCGAAGCACCTGAAACAAATGCTTCCTCCCACACCTCCTTTTCCCGGAAAGAACCCGAAGATGATGCGCAGTTGCCTGCTTGCCCTTGTGCTTCTACTAACCGCCTGCGCGTCCGCCAAAGGTCCTCAGTACCGGTCAGGCCCGGCCGCGCAGATCGACGAGTCGATCATCTATGTGTACCGTCCCTGGGCCCTTCCCGCGGGGGGTTACACCGCCCGGCTGCAAATGGACGGAATGGCACCGAAGAACCTCAAGAACGCCAGCTACATTAGCTTCCGTGTCCTGCCGGGCCGCCACAGCCTGCGCACGGTTAAGAAGGGCTTCCAAGACTGGGGTGGCAAAGTGCAGGAGATCAGCCTCGACACCCTCGGCGGGCAGGTCTACTTCATCAAGTACGACGTGACGGGTTCCGCCATGGCAACCGGCGGAACGCCGCCCGTCGTGGTAAGCAGCAGCCTCGATATGCGACTGGTCCCCAACTACAGCGCCGAAGCGGAAATGCAGGAGCTGCGCGAGTCCGACTAG
- a CDS encoding HD domain-containing protein encodes MSNLARWSEVWEELGLKADPELHADLRLRYSSSSRHYHTLHHLMECLELFAETRELAEHPAEVELALWFHDAIYEVRRHDNEIRSAEWARRALRKAGADDAVTERIYELVMVTRHEGQPVTPDQQLLSDIDLAILGARSSRFDEYERQVREEYKHVPSPTFKALRRQVLQGFLARPRIYCTQWFYERRERPARGNIDRSLRQLSRWRLSPM; translated from the coding sequence ATGAGCAACCTGGCCCGCTGGAGCGAAGTCTGGGAGGAACTGGGCCTCAAGGCCGATCCCGAGCTGCACGCCGACCTGCGGCTGCGCTACTCCAGTTCCTCGCGCCACTACCACACGCTGCACCACCTGATGGAGTGCCTGGAACTGTTCGCCGAGACACGCGAGCTGGCCGAGCACCCGGCCGAGGTGGAACTGGCGCTGTGGTTCCACGACGCGATCTACGAGGTGCGGCGCCACGACAACGAGATCCGCAGCGCCGAATGGGCGCGGCGTGCGCTGCGCAAGGCCGGTGCCGACGACGCCGTCACCGAGCGCATCTACGAGCTGGTGATGGTGACGCGCCACGAGGGCCAGCCGGTCACGCCGGACCAGCAGCTGCTGTCGGACATCGATCTGGCGATCCTCGGCGCGCGCTCCTCGCGCTTCGACGAGTACGAGCGGCAGGTGCGCGAAGAGTACAAGCACGTGCCTTCGCCCACTTTCAAGGCCCTGCGCCGCCAGGTCCTGCAGGGCTTCCTGGCGCGCCCGCGCATCTACTGCACCCAGTGGTTCTATGAGCGCCGCGAGCGCCCGGCGCGCGGCAACATCGACCGTTCGCTGCGGCAGCTGTCGCGCTGGCGCCTGTCGCCGATGTAG
- a CDS encoding SDR family NAD(P)-dependent oxidoreductase yields the protein MSLQLTYPRQGAVLVAGGGGIVGREVVRRFAAAGVPVAFTYLGNAERAAEVEREVAAAGGRARGHRLDLRDSAATKELLAQIAAEQGGLHTVIYTAGPTLEFAAVRDLAPERAEAFLLGDTLCCYRLFHHALPLLSERGGSLVACVTMANRRVIDNDLLSALPKAAIESLVRQIAAEEGPRRIRCNAIALGWIGGWASSYEEAFAVSASFPPGVREPVEAMLKQMVSLIRQQRPGRPQEAAETIAWLASEQASYVTGQVVAVDGGAGL from the coding sequence ATGAGCCTGCAGTTGACCTATCCCCGCCAGGGCGCCGTGCTGGTCGCGGGCGGCGGCGGCATTGTCGGGCGCGAGGTGGTGCGGCGTTTCGCCGCCGCCGGTGTGCCGGTCGCCTTCACCTATCTCGGCAATGCCGAAAGAGCGGCAGAGGTCGAGCGCGAGGTGGCGGCCGCCGGCGGCCGCGCGCGCGGACATCGCCTGGACCTGCGCGACTCGGCGGCGACCAAGGAACTGCTGGCGCAGATCGCGGCCGAGCAGGGCGGCCTGCATACGGTGATCTATACCGCCGGGCCGACGCTGGAATTCGCCGCCGTACGCGACCTCGCACCCGAGCGCGCCGAGGCCTTCCTGCTCGGCGATACCCTGTGCTGCTATCGCCTGTTCCACCATGCGCTGCCGCTGCTGTCGGAGCGCGGTGGCAGCTTGGTGGCCTGCGTGACCATGGCCAACCGGCGCGTCATCGACAACGACCTGCTGTCGGCCCTGCCCAAGGCGGCGATCGAGTCGCTGGTGCGGCAGATCGCGGCCGAGGAAGGTCCGCGGCGCATCCGCTGCAACGCCATCGCCCTGGGCTGGATCGGCGGCTGGGCCTCCAGCTACGAGGAAGCCTTCGCGGTCTCCGCGAGTTTCCCGCCGGGCGTGCGCGAGCCGGTGGAGGCGATGCTGAAGCAGATGGTCTCGCTGATCCGCCAGCAGCGTCCGGGCCGACCGCAGGAGGCGGCCGAGACGATCGCTTGGCTGGCCTCGGAGCAGGCGTCCTACGTGACCGGGCAGGTGGTGGCGGTGGACGGCGGCGCAGGCCTGTGA
- a CDS encoding cytochrome P450 has translation MSLPLLDLADAGFWREPAPVLAVLREQGRVAQTAEGTRAILRHADVSELLLGGGFVNEGISLLERRGFRPGDALYEYRREALGALGGEQHRRLRALVGKALGPAQAEPLRAIVRRRVAALLPPLLDRDIDALETLTSQLPRQVIGEYLGVDEQERRKVDALVREGQAKAFGREVTPDIVRRANEIFAELFEFVGTQIAQRRLAPQNDMLGRLLEVEEERQVLNPREVTVLFLNLFIGAVESTASALSSGLQLLAQQPELLDQLHAQPALVPAFVEENLRLYPPNTLLANKVAARELEFCGVRFAAGETVIVPIPAPNRDPGVFGNPDRADLRRPVQRHFSFSQGAHFCLGHALARAQLQEFFTAVATAVRRVDLAERVEWLPFVAINSPRALRLRLQGR, from the coding sequence GTGAGCCTGCCGCTGCTGGACCTGGCCGATGCCGGCTTCTGGCGCGAGCCGGCGCCGGTGCTGGCCGTACTGCGCGAACAGGGCCGGGTGGCACAGACCGCGGAGGGCACGCGCGCGATCCTGCGCCATGCCGACGTCAGCGAACTGTTGCTGGGTGGCGGCTTCGTCAACGAGGGTATTTCCCTGCTGGAGCGCCGCGGCTTCCGGCCCGGCGACGCGCTCTACGAGTACCGTCGCGAGGCGCTGGGGGCCTTGGGCGGCGAACAGCACCGGCGCCTGCGTGCCCTGGTCGGCAAGGCCCTGGGGCCGGCACAGGCCGAGCCGCTGCGCGCCATCGTGCGCCGGCGCGTCGCTGCCTTGCTGCCGCCGCTGCTGGACCGCGACATCGATGCGCTGGAAACGCTGACCTCGCAACTGCCGCGGCAGGTGATCGGCGAGTACCTCGGCGTCGACGAGCAGGAGCGCCGCAAGGTCGACGCCCTGGTGCGCGAAGGCCAGGCCAAGGCCTTCGGCCGCGAGGTGACGCCGGACATCGTGCGTCGCGCCAACGAGATCTTTGCCGAGCTGTTCGAGTTCGTCGGCACGCAGATCGCGCAACGCCGGCTGGCGCCGCAGAACGACATGCTCGGCCGCCTGCTGGAGGTGGAAGAGGAGCGCCAGGTGCTGAACCCGCGCGAGGTTACGGTGCTGTTCCTCAACCTGTTCATCGGTGCCGTCGAATCCACCGCCAGCGCCCTGTCCAGCGGCCTGCAGTTGCTGGCGCAGCAGCCGGAACTGCTGGACCAATTGCACGCGCAGCCGGCCCTGGTGCCGGCCTTCGTCGAGGAAAACCTGCGGCTGTATCCGCCCAACACCCTGCTGGCCAACAAGGTGGCCGCGCGGGAACTGGAGTTCTGCGGCGTGCGCTTCGCGGCAGGGGAGACCGTGATCGTGCCGATCCCCGCGCCCAACCGGGACCCTGGTGTCTTCGGCAACCCGGACCGTGCCGACCTGCGCCGGCCGGTACAGCGTCACTTCAGCTTCAGCCAGGGCGCGCACTTCTGCCTGGGGCATGCGCTGGCGCGGGCGCAGCTGCAGGAGTTCTTCACCGCCGTGGCCACGGCGGTGCGGCGCGTGGACCTGGCCGAAAGGGTCGAGTGGTTGCCCTTTGTGGCGATCAACAGCCCGCGCGCGCTGCGCCTGCGGCTGCAAGGGCGCTGA
- a CDS encoding TetR/AcrR family transcriptional regulator, whose protein sequence is MPRKPAHEQFDTLKAIGDCAFELFGRYGYEGVSIGDIATAAKLSKGALYWHFQGKEALYLDCLKRLHTIFDSYIFDVMRTEPDPVKAVVTLFSGLSKLLQDPRVEKGIGGYWLIPDTPETIHIITAQRSFETAAIEVLNQVLRRGQEQGSMDLGGDLDDMARAIISLVEACVLPLRHLTPDEVNRQLGVLARTLFRAYAKSPELVKLVSKLN, encoded by the coding sequence ATGCCCCGCAAGCCTGCCCACGAACAGTTCGACACACTGAAGGCCATCGGCGACTGCGCCTTCGAGCTGTTCGGCCGTTATGGCTACGAGGGGGTTTCGATCGGCGACATCGCCACCGCCGCCAAGCTCAGCAAGGGCGCCCTGTACTGGCATTTCCAGGGCAAGGAAGCGCTGTACCTGGACTGCCTCAAGCGCCTGCACACGATCTTCGACAGCTACATCTTCGACGTGATGCGCACCGAGCCGGATCCGGTCAAGGCCGTGGTGACCCTGTTCAGCGGCCTGTCGAAACTGCTGCAGGACCCGCGCGTGGAGAAGGGCATCGGCGGCTACTGGCTGATCCCCGACACGCCCGAGACGATCCACATCATCACCGCGCAGCGCTCTTTCGAGACCGCCGCCATCGAAGTGCTCAACCAGGTGCTGCGCCGTGGCCAGGAGCAGGGCTCCATGGACCTGGGCGGCGACCTCGACGACATGGCCCGCGCCATCATTTCGCTGGTGGAAGCCTGCGTGCTGCCGCTGCGCCATCTCACGCCCGACGAGGTCAACCGCCAGCTCGGCGTGCTGGCGCGCACCCTGTTCCGCGCCTACGCCAAGTCGCCGGAACTGGTGAAGCTGGTCAGCAAGCTCAACTGA